A genomic region of SAR202 cluster bacterium contains the following coding sequences:
- a CDS encoding NADH-quinone oxidoreductase subunit M yields MEFTGSGLLTITIFLPIIAAAVIAIAVKNDRAVRVVAGATALIELGLSIAVFVGYKLSDGGYQHVDKLTNWIPIESLNIQYFVGVDGLSAPLVLLNGLLGMAAVFASWHVKTRVREYFFWLLILQASVTGVFVSLDFVLFFLMWELEMVPMFFLISIWGSGRKEYSAMKFLIFTFLGSAFMLVGILALIFSTGTSDMTIMQQKIAEASLLMPAAVIFTLIMVAFAVKLPVWPVHTWLPDAHTDAPTAVSVMLAGVLLKMGGYGMIRIGAGMFPEVIVDAAIVLAVLGVINVLYGAVVTIKQTDLKRLVAYSSISHMGYVLIGIASIAGVAGVVSPIGLTGAAMQMFTHGTITGLMFLVVGLVYEKAHTRYIPDLGGLATKMPIVAVAFLLAGLASLGLPGTSGFVAEILVFLGTLPVFGWATALAAFGVVITAGYILWMVQRTMFGPKNPHFDHIRDATPLELVPLAVLGVVIIAVGVYPAIISDFFTSGVERIVATVEQTSDLAMK; encoded by the coding sequence GTGGAGTTTACGGGCTCCGGCCTTCTCACAATAACTATCTTCCTGCCGATCATCGCGGCGGCGGTCATCGCCATCGCGGTGAAGAACGACCGCGCCGTGCGCGTGGTCGCCGGCGCAACCGCCCTCATCGAGTTGGGGCTGAGCATTGCCGTGTTCGTTGGCTACAAGCTCTCCGATGGCGGGTACCAGCACGTTGACAAGCTCACCAACTGGATACCCATTGAATCGCTGAACATCCAGTACTTCGTCGGCGTCGACGGTCTCAGCGCGCCGCTGGTGTTGCTGAACGGCCTGCTGGGCATGGCCGCCGTCTTCGCCTCGTGGCACGTCAAGACAAGGGTTCGGGAGTACTTCTTCTGGCTGCTGATCCTCCAGGCTTCAGTCACGGGCGTATTCGTCTCGCTGGACTTCGTGCTCTTCTTCCTCATGTGGGAGCTCGAGATGGTCCCGATGTTCTTCCTCATCTCCATCTGGGGGAGCGGGCGCAAAGAGTACTCCGCGATGAAGTTCCTGATCTTTACCTTCCTCGGCAGCGCGTTCATGCTTGTCGGCATTCTCGCACTGATCTTTTCCACCGGCACGTCGGACATGACCATCATGCAGCAGAAGATTGCTGAGGCCTCGCTGCTCATGCCCGCGGCAGTCATATTCACGTTGATTATGGTCGCCTTTGCGGTGAAGTTGCCGGTCTGGCCCGTACACACATGGCTCCCTGACGCCCACACAGACGCTCCCACGGCGGTCAGCGTGATGCTCGCCGGCGTGCTGCTCAAGATGGGCGGGTACGGCATGATCCGCATTGGGGCAGGGATGTTCCCAGAAGTGATAGTGGACGCCGCAATCGTCCTCGCGGTACTTGGCGTTATCAACGTGCTCTACGGCGCGGTAGTGACTATCAAGCAGACCGACCTCAAGCGGCTGGTCGCATACAGCAGCATCAGCCACATGGGGTACGTCCTCATCGGAATCGCCTCCATCGCAGGCGTCGCGGGCGTCGTCTCGCCCATTGGCCTGACCGGCGCTGCGATGCAGATGTTCACGCACGGCACCATCACCGGCCTGATGTTCCTTGTTGTCGGCCTGGTGTACGAAAAGGCGCACACGAGGTACATCCCGGACCTTGGCGGCCTGGCCACCAAGATGCCGATTGTGGCGGTCGCGTTCCTCCTTGCGGGGCTGGCCTCTCTGGGGCTGCCCGGCACCAGCGGTTTCGTGGCGGAAATTCTAGTCTTCCTCGGTACGTTACCGGTGTTCGGTTGGGCAACTGCGCTGGCCGCGTTCGGCGTCGTCATTACCGCCGGCTACATCCTGTGGATGGTGCAGCGGACGATGTTCGGGCCGAAGAACCCCCACTTTGACCATATTCGGGACGCCACTCCGCTTGAGCTTGTGCCGCTTGCGGTGCTGGGCGTCGTTATCATCGCGGTCGGCGTGTATCCGGCCATCATAAGCGATTTCTTCACCAGTGGCGTTGAGCGGATTGTCGCGACCGTTGAGCAGACTTCAGACCTGGCGATGAAGTAA